Within Nematostella vectensis chromosome 1, jaNemVect1.1, whole genome shotgun sequence, the genomic segment ACCTCACCAAAGTTCTAACAAAAAAACCCTGAAATAAGAAGCCTGtactataataaaaaaattaattcatttatttatttattataaatttatttatttattcatactGTTGCTTGTTTATCATTCTCACATTTCAGCTGCCAATGACTGCCAACTGCTGGATTAGCTTGCTAATGCCATTATACTTTACTTTATGGCAGTAAGCCTTTGATGGCTATTAGCACAAAGTGAAATAAGTGCAATTTTGACTGTATAAGTACAACATGTAAATAATGCTTACATATTATCCCCTCTGATAATGTATAATCCTAGTACAACTTGTTCCACACCACTTCCAGAGGAAAACACGCGCTCGTGACTGTCATCTAAAATCACATTTACTGTCTGGTCAAATCCCTTCAGAGTTCCCTACAGTTCAATCATAATGAatgaaaattagaaaaaaaaatgttggaaAATATCAGACTATTGTAATGgtgcatagctgtcaactcgcCTGCATTTAAGGTGGGTGTCACACGATTTTGGAGCttatcacaagcctaattttggTGAGAGTGTTGATAAATTCCTTGTATTCACCCGCATTGGcaatcttgttttttgtttttacatatttactgtatttcacccgatttcacaagatttgtGTCCAAGTGGGGTTGACAGCTTTGGTTATGATTATAAAGGCAACGAATTTGAGGTCAGTGGCTGATTCCAGCTTGTACTTCTGGAAAAATGCTGGCTACACCTCAAGATCTGACCAACTCACCACGATCATGCGGCCGTCTTGTGTTATCACTGCTACAGTGTCTTAGTATTACAGAGGTCAAGTTCTCATCAGTTAATATAGCGCAAGCGATATTTAACAATATTCTTACGTGCGGTGACACCAAGGCTTTAGTTTTTTTCGTGTTTATAAGCTCGAGCATTTCAGTGCGTTCTATTACTACAAGAACTTAAGAATCATCCGGCCATATGAATGTCGAGAATAGAAAAGTGTGCAGCAAAAACGTTGGAAAGACGATGCAGCTTTGAACTATATACTTTTCTTCGGTCCATTTTTGAATAAAGAAATACAACAGTTGAAATAAAACAGCTAGTTATGTCGATAATAACATAGAAATGTAGCTGATCAGCGAAAtgacatgcaaaaaaaaacagtacaaAGGATACGATTCACATATGACTCCAACGAGGTCGCCATCTTGGTTGTTTATTCCGCGCACGCGTGATatgttgggttacctgtgtcgTGCAGACGGGGTACCTGTGGTATGGCAGCCGCTGACATTCAACCGCACTTCACAGCAAACGATGATTGTGAAAGTGAAATGAAGATATCGTAAATAATGAGATCTAAACCGATCTAATCAACTTGAAAGCACACCTGGCGGCTGTTCAGCTCTTACTGAGTGTGCATAAAGGCAACCTTATGTTCAAGCAAAGAGTAAAGAACTCATAGAGATTCGAAAACATAGAATGGAGTCGAGGAAATGTTTTGGTTGCGGCCAAACTGGGCATCTAAGACGTGATTGCCCAAATATTGGAACTAACAACTCAGAGCCGAAAAATACAAAGTGCTTTGCCTGTGGAGAAGAAGGACATTTCCGAAGCTGTTGCCCAAATGGGGCTTCAGAACGTGCCTCTGTGCGTAATAGCAACGGAGCCCAAAGTTCAGTTCATGCGTTTCTAGAGAGCGAGAACGAATTCGTTGATACTCACTGCCATCTTGAATATTTATTTGATCGGCAAAGACACCATGGGGGATTTTCTGAATATAAAGCAAAGCACCATTTTCCCAAGTCGTTCAAAGGATGTATTACAATGTTCTGTGATCCGGCTGCATTTTCCTCTTTTGGAAGCTGGCAAGATTTGGTGACGGAAGATGGAGTCTGGGGTGCGTTTGGATGTCACCCACACAATTCGGATTATTACACCGAGACAATGGAATCTAAAATCATTGAATGTCTTAAACATCCGAAGGCTGTCGCTCTGGGTGAATGTGGGTTGGATTACTCAAAACGGTCAAAGGCCCAGCCATCAAAGCAAGCAGAAGTATTTGTTAGACAAATGAAGCTAGCAGTGGAGTTAAAAAAACCTTTGATCATTCATTGTCGTGATGCAGAAGCTGACACCTTAGACCTCCTCAAGTCAAGCATGCCAACTGATTGGAAAATTCATCTACATTGTTATACAGGGTCTGTAGACTTTGCCCAGAAATTTCTACATCAGTTTTCAAACCTTTACATAGGTTTGACAGGAATAGTCACATCTTCTAATGCCAGAGATGTGCAAAATCTTGCTCGTCAAATTCCACTAGACAGACTGCTTCTTGAAACAGATGCTCCCTACTTTGTACCATCAAAGATTTCTAAGAGTCACAAGTGGGCCCACCCAGGCATGGCTATCTATGTTGCTGAAGCGATTGCTGACATTAAAGAGATTCCATTTGAAACTGTTCTTGAGGTAgtgagaaacaacacaaaacatATTTATGGTATATGatcttattattttatttcaaaatataatgGTACTTGTTTATGGTGTgtttatctttaaaaaaattattcgcCAAAATGTTACTATGATTTAATTAACTGTAAATAATTTTAGCTATAGATATTCAGTATCATTATTGTAACCAGCTGCTTTGGATTGAAATTACTAAGAGGCTCATATAACAAAATCTTCCTGCGTTTAGTGTAAGTTTATTAAATGTTATGACATATGCGGTAATGTTTGGATAAGGAGAATTAGTCCTATTGCCACAAGAATTTGTATTTAGTAATTTTTGACTATTGAGTAAGTAGCTGGTTTGGTGAGAGTTAGCTTGTATTGGTGTTCTTGGTTTGTGACTGACAATTAATACACTTCCTATTCACTTTCTCACATGGCATGGTATTAAAAGCCTTTCTTTGGTTTATCCATTAGAATATGAAttgattttaagtaaaatttGAAAACCTGAAAAAGCAGCACTTATAGAGTATAGACTATACCATGAGCtaaattttcaattttcaattgtttttagatgatttctgaataattttaattttctgaTAAGACACAATTTACACAGGACTGtaaatattgaaaatgttATTCAAACACAATGGTAAAATATAAATTACTGATGCTATCACAAGAAAAGTAAATTAAGGATTCACTGCAATTTTGTCTAACCACAATACATTTCTACTGAGAAATGCATAAACCTTATGTCTTATATGATTATTTAAAGAATTGGCCATCAGGAAGTCATTCATTACACTTAAAACCAAATCGTTTTCCAAGAACAAGTTCCGTTGGCATATGATATGGTTTCAGCCATATCTTTTTGCGACAAGGGCCTACGTGACAAGGTTCATGAAAGTAAAATCATATTTCACGAATACAGGAAGCCAAACATTGTAAGATGTCAACTGGAATctaatatgtttttttctaatttggTGAAATAACTGCAAAATCTATCTTGTATTTTCTGATAAAGTTAAGCTTTTGTGGGATTTAAATTACATCCAATAAAATTGTCCTTTATAAAATTGTCCATTTTTTGAGTATAATTACATGATTAAACATATTGCACCAAAATCGAATGGATTAAAATAGTTTATAATCTTAAATAATCACATCAAGTTAAAGCAGTGAAAAATATTAATGATTCTCCAGACAAATGTATGCCATATATATTGAGCTATTACTGACCGATTGTGTTGGCTACAGGAGGACTATCAATTAAAAAATCTAAGAGATTTTAACGCGTAGAAACTGTAATCGCTTTGCTTTTTGTTAAgagttattttaataatatgGCATTAATGATAGTTTGTGCATGACTTGTCAATATTGAGAATGTTGTTTAAATATGATTGAGTCATGAATGTGTAGATGGAAGTAAGTACTTTACTGTTTTTATTAATTAGGACAAGTCACTGAAATTCACTTCCGAAATCCGAACAGCACCTACTTATTGATGACATACCCATCAACTCCTAAAGCCTTTGACTTTGAAAATGATATGCTCTTAAAAATATAAGGCTTAACACTCGGACTTTTTAGTGCTTAAAAAAAGACGCCGAACGATAATGAAAAATGGCTTATTTTTCAGTGGGAAGACGGAGTCACGCGCAATTATCTGAGGCAAAAATAggataacaaataaaaataatcacgaaaatacaaaatcaaATGGTATATAATAGTGCGAAGTCACGAGAGAAAAATTGATAAGAAATACGAAGTCCTTGGTCAACAATGGAATAGAAAAACGGAATAGACATCACACCTTTAGGTGCTTTGTTAGATTAGCTTGTTCATGCCATCCCTTTTTTCCGCTAAAATTTTTGGGCAAGCTCTAGCTGGACTAGACGAAAAAAGAGGCAGCTAGTTGTATGAGACCTGTGTAAACAGTGTGAAAAATAAACACCTTTCAGTGTAAACACCGCTTCCGGTACAAGTTTCTGAGCGGTTGAGAATTCGACCAACATTATGTAAAAGGGATCTAAGAAAGCCCTTCCAAAAAGGCTTTCTCACAAATAGAAAATATGGACGCGTGTGCTCTCGTTTGCTCTCTCAGCCCGCAGTCACTAATGGGTTAGAGAATAGAATATAAAAATACGAATCGTTAATGGAAAAATTTACGAATCGTTAATGGCAAATGGATTAAAAGCTAATAAGTCATCTGTTAATAATGGGGTATAAAAATACAAAGTCAGGAGTCACTAATGGGATCATTAAAGAATAGAAGAATGAGTTACATTTCATATAAATAATGGGATATAAAAATGGGATTTTGATACAAAGTCATAAATGGTATAGAAATCTGGGATATCAAAATAAGAAGTTCCAAGCCATATTTAGAATAAAAAAGTTGAATGGAAAACGACAAATCCAGAGGCATAAATGAACTTCAAAGGGATAGAAAATAAAGAAGTAACAGGTCAAAAAATTGGAATAGAAAATGGGATACAGAAGAACTACATGTGACTACACACATCTTATTGTGTTTTGCTTGATAGGCAGTTACCATGGTTTCCTTGCTTAACGTGTAATTTCTCGTGCTTTTTAAGGCAGCCTCTTCGAAGAAAGGCTTTCTCGCAAATTGAGCATATGAATTCTTTAACTCCGCCATGTGTCCTCATGTGTTCTCTCAGCCCGGACCTGCAAGAGAATGCTCTGCCGCAGTTTGTGCATTTATATGGCCTCTCCTTTGTATGGGTCCTGGCATGAACGGTACAGTTCCCTTTGACGGCGAATGCTTTGTCGCAGTACGGACACTTGTAAGGCTTTTCTCCAGTGTGGATTCGAACATGCTGCCTTAATTCAGTCTTGGTGTAAAACAATTTAGGGCAATAGCTGCACGAGTGTCTCTTATCGTTGTTGTGGATTCGCATGTGAATATTCAGAGAATCTTTATCACGGAATGACTTTTCACAGATCTCACAACGGTATGGTTTCTCGCCAGAGTGCGTCCTGAAATGCCTATCTAGCTTAGCCTTTGTGAT encodes:
- the LOC5521090 gene encoding U6 snRNA-associated Sm-like protein LSm8, which encodes MATSLESYVNHTVAVITQDGRMIVGTLKGFDQTVNVILDDSHERVFSSGSGVEQVVLGLYIIRGDNIAVIGEIDDEVDGSIDLNDIRADPLNAVVY
- the LOC5521016 gene encoding putative deoxyribonuclease TATDN2, whose product is MESRKCFGCGQTGHLRRDCPNIGTNNSEPKNTKCFACGEEGHFRSCCPNGASERASVRNSNGAQSSVHAFLESENEFVDTHCHLEYLFDRQRHHGGFSEYKAKHHFPKSFKGCITMFCDPAAFSSFGSWQDLVTEDGVWGAFGCHPHNSDYYTETMESKIIECLKHPKAVALGECGLDYSKRSKAQPSKQAEVFVRQMKLAVELKKPLIIHCRDAEADTLDLLKSSMPTDWKIHLHCYTGSVDFAQKFLHQFSNLYIGLTGIVTSSNARDVQNLARQIPLDRLLLETDAPYFVPSKISKSHKWAHPGMAIYVAEAIADIKEIPFETVLEVVRNNTKHIYGI